In one Gossypium hirsutum isolate 1008001.06 chromosome D09, Gossypium_hirsutum_v2.1, whole genome shotgun sequence genomic region, the following are encoded:
- the LOC121221053 gene encoding uncharacterized protein isoform X1, protein METPPAEELLRKIQELEVGHANLKQEMSKLKQSGGESRLDSTRQRSHSISPQRPRLPGNAAAASAGGTATAVAYWKKTSGPFRHSSPLQRESRSNDTLYGGSGGGGGGGGRKSGNTGPAAVNFTNSQYLKILQSMGQSVHIYDLSGRIIYWQVKEKGNRTAEKLYGYSAAEALGQDAIELLVDHRDFSVAHGIVHRAMMGESWTGQFPVKNKMGERFSAVATNTPFYDDDGSLVGIICVSTDTRPFQDMKVALSAEKQADGDSAFSWSKNAVSAKLGLDPQQPLQAAIASKITNLASKVSNKVKSKIRTGENCSDREGGSGDSHYSDHGLSDAVLSDHKEDANSSGASTPRGDLHPSAFGVFSPFDEKSPARTSRDFGDENEGKPAILKIMTLMGKKGITWPWKGNDREGPETRTTRFVWPWLSTDQENETFQPKAPYSGTKSEGHVNESNKSVNNEAASGSWSSANVNSTSSASSCGSTSSSAVNRVDLDTDCLDYEILWEDLTIGEQIGQGSCGTVYHGLWYGSDVAIKVFSKQEYSDDVIDSFRQEVSLMKRLRHPNVLLFMGAVTSPQRLCIVTEFLPRGSLFRLLQRNTTKLDWRRRVHMALDVARGMNYLHHCNPPIIHRDLKSSNLLVDKNWIVKVGDFGLSRLKHETYLTTKTGKGTPQWMAPEVLRNEPSDEKSDIYSFGVILWELATEKIPWDNLNSMQVIGAVGFMNQRLEIPKEVDPRWSSIIESCWQRDPQCRPTFHELLDKLRDLQRQYMIQLQQARNSAGDGSQRDW, encoded by the exons ATGGAAACGCCGCCGGCGGAGGAACTATTGAGAAAGATTCAAGAACTAGAAGTGGGACATGCGAATCTCAAGCAAGAAATGTCGAAGTTAAAGCAATCCGGCGGTGAGTCAAGGCTCGATTCGACTCGTCAAAGATCCCACTCTATTTCCCCTCAGCGCCCTCGATTACCCGGGAACGCCGCGGCTGCTTCGGCGGGAGGGACAGCGACGGCTGTTGCTTATTGGAAGAAAACTTCGGGTCCATTTCGACATTCCTCGCCGTTGCAAAGAGAGAGCAGAAGCAATGACACCTTATATGGCGGCAGCGGCGGCGGCGGCGGAGGTGGTGGAAGAAAAAGTGGGAATACCGGACCAGCTGCCGTTAATTTCACTAACAGCCAGTATTTAAAGATATTACAGTCTATGGGTCAATCTGTTCATATATATGATCTTAGTGGCCGTATAATTTATTGGCaagtaaaagaaaaagg GAATCGAACTGCTGAAAAACTTTATGGGTATTCAGCAGCAGAGGCTTTAGGGCAAGATGCCATTGAGCTTCTCGTTGATCATAGGGACTTTTCTGTAGCTCATGGTATAGTTCATCGTGCTATGATGGGGGAAAGCTGGACTGGGCAATTCCCTGTTAAAAACAAAATGGGGGAAAGATTTTCAGCTGTTGCAACCAATACTCCATTTTATGATGATGATGGTTCTTTGGTTGGAATCATTTGTGTTTCGACCGATACTCGGCCTTTTCAAGACATGAAAGTTGCATTGTCAGCTGAAAAGCAAGCCGATGGTGATTCGGCTTTTAGCTGGTCTAAAAACGCAGTCTCGGCTAAACTCGGTCTTGATCCTCAGCAGCCGTTACAAGCTGCAATCGCGTCGAAAATAACGAATTTG GCGTCCAAGGTGAGCAACAAAGTGAAATCGAAGATTAGGACGGGAGAGAATTGTTCCGATCGTGAAGGGGGAAGTGGAGATAGTCATTATTCTGATCATGGTTTGTCCGATGCTGTTCTTTCTGATCATAAAGAAGATGCAAATTCCAGTGGAGCTAGTACGCCTAGGGGAGATTTACACCCATCTGCTTTTGGTGTGTTTTCGCCTTTTGATGAGAAATCGCCGGCTAGAACCTCTAGAGATTTTGGTGATGAGAATGAAGGAAAACCCGCAATCCTAAAGATTATGACCTTAATGGGTAAAAAAGGGATAACATGGCCTTGGAAAGGGAATGATCGAGAAGGACCCGAGACAAGGACTACACGTTTTGTATGGCCTTGGTTGAGTACCGATCAAGAGAATGAAACATTTCAACCGAAGGCTCCATATTCTGGTACGAAAAGTGAAGGACATGTTAATGAGAGTAACAAATCTGTCAATAACGAGGCTGCATCAGGTTCTTGGTCGTCTGCTAATGTTAACAGCACAAGCAGTGCCAGCAGCTGTGGTAGTACCAGCAGTAGTGCTGTTAATAGAGTTGATCTCGACACTGATTGTTTAGATTACGAAATCTTGTGGGAAGACTTGACAATCGGAGAGCAAATTGGGCAAG GTTCTTGTGGAACCGTGTATCATGGTTTGTGGTATGGATCA GACGTTGCCATCAAGGTATTCTCGAAGCAGGAATATTCAGATGACGTGATAGATTCCTTTAGACAGGAG GTATCTCTGATGAAAAGACTTAGGCATCCGAATGTTCTGTTGTTCATGGGAGCTGTGACTTCGCCACAACGTCTCTGCATTGTCACAGAATTCCTTCCACG TGGGAGTTTGTTTCGATTACTACAGAGAAATACTACCAAACTCGATTGGAGACGGCGTGTTCATATGGCACTGGATGTT GCACGGGGAATGAATTATCTTCATCATTGCAATCCACCTATCATTCATCGTGATTTGAAGTCATCAAATCTTCTAGTTGATAAGAACTGGATCGTGAAG GTTGGAGATTTTGGTTTGTCACGTCTCAAGCACGAAACATATCTCACGACAAAGACTGGGAAGGGAACG CCTCAATGGATGGCACCAGAAGTTCTTCGTAATGAACCCTCTGATGAGAA GTCCGATATATATAGTTTTGGAGTCATTTTATGGGAGCTTGCTACCGAGAAGATACCTTGGGATAATCTCAACTCAATGCAG GTAATTGGAGCTGTGGGGTTCATGAATCAACGGCTAGAGATTCCAAAAGAAGTAGATCCGCGGTGGTCTTCTATAATTGAAAGTTGCTGGCAACG TGATCCACAATGCCGACCAACGTTCCATGAACTGTTGGACAAGCTTAGAGATCTTCAAAGACAATACATGATCCAACTTCAGCAAGCTCGTAATTCAGCCGGAGACGGTTCTCAAAGGGACTGGTGA
- the LOC121220796 gene encoding glycine-rich cell wall structural protein → MAGKVSSKRLGVFALMFVFAIGIAECRKFEKENLGGGFGGGAGGGLGGGLGGGAGGGAGGGLGGGGGGGLGGGAGGGLGGGAGLGGGAGGGAGGGLGGGLGGGAGGGAGGGLGGGAGLGGGAGGGAGAGGGLGGGLGGGGGAGGGVGGGIGGGAGGGVGGGGGFGGGAGGGIGGGF, encoded by the coding sequence atggCCGGGAAAGTGAGTTCCAAGAGACTAGGAGTGTTTGCATTGATGTTTGTGTTTGCTATAGGGATAGCTGAGTGTAGAAAGTTTGAGAAGGAGAATTTGGGTGGTGGTTTTGGTGGTGGTGCTGGAGGAGGGCTTGGTGGTGGTTTAGGAGGTGGGGCTGGTGGGGGTGCAGGAGGAGGGCTCGGTGGCGGCGGTGGGGGTGGATtaggtggtggtgctggaggaGGGCTTGGCGGGGGTGCCGGTTTAGGAGGTGGAGCTGGTGGTGGTGCTGGAGGAGGGCTTGGTGGTGGTTTAGGAGGAGGAGCCGGTGGGGGTGCTGGAGGAGGGCTTGGCGGGGGTGCCGGTTTAGGAGGTGGAGCTGGTGGTGGTGCTGGAGCAGGTGGCGGTCTTGGAGGAGGGCTTGGTGGTGGGGGTGGTGCAGGTGGTGGAGTTGGAGGAGGAATTGGAGGTGGTGCCGGTGGAGGTGTAGGTGGAGGTGGTGGATTCGGTGGTGGTGCTGGTGGAGGAATTGGAGGAGGATTTTAG
- the LOC121221053 gene encoding uncharacterized protein isoform X2, with protein METPPAEELLRKIQELEVGHANLKQEMSKLKQSGGESRLDSTRQRSHSISPQRPRLPGNAAAASAGGTATAVAYWKKTSGPFRHSSPLQRESRSNDTLYGGSGGGGGGGGRKSGNTGPAAVNFTNSQYLKILQSMGQSVHIYDLSGRIIYWNRTAEKLYGYSAAEALGQDAIELLVDHRDFSVAHGIVHRAMMGESWTGQFPVKNKMGERFSAVATNTPFYDDDGSLVGIICVSTDTRPFQDMKVALSAEKQADGDSAFSWSKNAVSAKLGLDPQQPLQAAIASKITNLASKVSNKVKSKIRTGENCSDREGGSGDSHYSDHGLSDAVLSDHKEDANSSGASTPRGDLHPSAFGVFSPFDEKSPARTSRDFGDENEGKPAILKIMTLMGKKGITWPWKGNDREGPETRTTRFVWPWLSTDQENETFQPKAPYSGTKSEGHVNESNKSVNNEAASGSWSSANVNSTSSASSCGSTSSSAVNRVDLDTDCLDYEILWEDLTIGEQIGQGSCGTVYHGLWYGSDVAIKVFSKQEYSDDVIDSFRQEVSLMKRLRHPNVLLFMGAVTSPQRLCIVTEFLPRGSLFRLLQRNTTKLDWRRRVHMALDVARGMNYLHHCNPPIIHRDLKSSNLLVDKNWIVKVGDFGLSRLKHETYLTTKTGKGTPQWMAPEVLRNEPSDEKSDIYSFGVILWELATEKIPWDNLNSMQVIGAVGFMNQRLEIPKEVDPRWSSIIESCWQRDPQCRPTFHELLDKLRDLQRQYMIQLQQARNSAGDGSQRDW; from the exons ATGGAAACGCCGCCGGCGGAGGAACTATTGAGAAAGATTCAAGAACTAGAAGTGGGACATGCGAATCTCAAGCAAGAAATGTCGAAGTTAAAGCAATCCGGCGGTGAGTCAAGGCTCGATTCGACTCGTCAAAGATCCCACTCTATTTCCCCTCAGCGCCCTCGATTACCCGGGAACGCCGCGGCTGCTTCGGCGGGAGGGACAGCGACGGCTGTTGCTTATTGGAAGAAAACTTCGGGTCCATTTCGACATTCCTCGCCGTTGCAAAGAGAGAGCAGAAGCAATGACACCTTATATGGCGGCAGCGGCGGCGGCGGCGGAGGTGGTGGAAGAAAAAGTGGGAATACCGGACCAGCTGCCGTTAATTTCACTAACAGCCAGTATTTAAAGATATTACAGTCTATGGGTCAATCTGTTCATATATATGATCTTAGTGGCCGTATAATTTATTG GAATCGAACTGCTGAAAAACTTTATGGGTATTCAGCAGCAGAGGCTTTAGGGCAAGATGCCATTGAGCTTCTCGTTGATCATAGGGACTTTTCTGTAGCTCATGGTATAGTTCATCGTGCTATGATGGGGGAAAGCTGGACTGGGCAATTCCCTGTTAAAAACAAAATGGGGGAAAGATTTTCAGCTGTTGCAACCAATACTCCATTTTATGATGATGATGGTTCTTTGGTTGGAATCATTTGTGTTTCGACCGATACTCGGCCTTTTCAAGACATGAAAGTTGCATTGTCAGCTGAAAAGCAAGCCGATGGTGATTCGGCTTTTAGCTGGTCTAAAAACGCAGTCTCGGCTAAACTCGGTCTTGATCCTCAGCAGCCGTTACAAGCTGCAATCGCGTCGAAAATAACGAATTTG GCGTCCAAGGTGAGCAACAAAGTGAAATCGAAGATTAGGACGGGAGAGAATTGTTCCGATCGTGAAGGGGGAAGTGGAGATAGTCATTATTCTGATCATGGTTTGTCCGATGCTGTTCTTTCTGATCATAAAGAAGATGCAAATTCCAGTGGAGCTAGTACGCCTAGGGGAGATTTACACCCATCTGCTTTTGGTGTGTTTTCGCCTTTTGATGAGAAATCGCCGGCTAGAACCTCTAGAGATTTTGGTGATGAGAATGAAGGAAAACCCGCAATCCTAAAGATTATGACCTTAATGGGTAAAAAAGGGATAACATGGCCTTGGAAAGGGAATGATCGAGAAGGACCCGAGACAAGGACTACACGTTTTGTATGGCCTTGGTTGAGTACCGATCAAGAGAATGAAACATTTCAACCGAAGGCTCCATATTCTGGTACGAAAAGTGAAGGACATGTTAATGAGAGTAACAAATCTGTCAATAACGAGGCTGCATCAGGTTCTTGGTCGTCTGCTAATGTTAACAGCACAAGCAGTGCCAGCAGCTGTGGTAGTACCAGCAGTAGTGCTGTTAATAGAGTTGATCTCGACACTGATTGTTTAGATTACGAAATCTTGTGGGAAGACTTGACAATCGGAGAGCAAATTGGGCAAG GTTCTTGTGGAACCGTGTATCATGGTTTGTGGTATGGATCA GACGTTGCCATCAAGGTATTCTCGAAGCAGGAATATTCAGATGACGTGATAGATTCCTTTAGACAGGAG GTATCTCTGATGAAAAGACTTAGGCATCCGAATGTTCTGTTGTTCATGGGAGCTGTGACTTCGCCACAACGTCTCTGCATTGTCACAGAATTCCTTCCACG TGGGAGTTTGTTTCGATTACTACAGAGAAATACTACCAAACTCGATTGGAGACGGCGTGTTCATATGGCACTGGATGTT GCACGGGGAATGAATTATCTTCATCATTGCAATCCACCTATCATTCATCGTGATTTGAAGTCATCAAATCTTCTAGTTGATAAGAACTGGATCGTGAAG GTTGGAGATTTTGGTTTGTCACGTCTCAAGCACGAAACATATCTCACGACAAAGACTGGGAAGGGAACG CCTCAATGGATGGCACCAGAAGTTCTTCGTAATGAACCCTCTGATGAGAA GTCCGATATATATAGTTTTGGAGTCATTTTATGGGAGCTTGCTACCGAGAAGATACCTTGGGATAATCTCAACTCAATGCAG GTAATTGGAGCTGTGGGGTTCATGAATCAACGGCTAGAGATTCCAAAAGAAGTAGATCCGCGGTGGTCTTCTATAATTGAAAGTTGCTGGCAACG TGATCCACAATGCCGACCAACGTTCCATGAACTGTTGGACAAGCTTAGAGATCTTCAAAGACAATACATGATCCAACTTCAGCAAGCTCGTAATTCAGCCGGAGACGGTTCTCAAAGGGACTGGTGA
- the LOC107943357 gene encoding uncharacterized protein: MAFSNGASLMETDSHKKREGEGEDEEEDPFLAFIEYARSVISPEEDEDPSGNEEGYNGAGWSWIASRILKTCISYSSGVTAAILLSDLSQAWSEQRRVGGSKKRPEIIDQMKRKHRRAKLPNTVTIDSIYEKNFLSLSSVLEAVVVDAHVLPGTNIYMLTLGDYWSSNTIDLYLHRRYYDLVDPPNGILKKAREIFLTGCYLRTAKEGCGSPRLLPTEYLVILLDEDLDDDAILIGAQFCSDSFSSISHAGVKNGVSYSLYARIESITSLEILEQCGGLQRKQITLVDNDGVKLRFLLWNEQVILANLFSVGSMLALDRPYIAIAAESALETSELFCLEYGTATQLYLVPFVQHEEQVCLSSTQNRTQGSKLHAAADPTQGPKVSQVSLPCDSQGSIDFSNYPFQLFVADLHGKMTGISLYGVVRDVFRERETAGVIFLLKLEDSTGSIWAKLHFSQSWSLGRVSVGHTAYISGLTCSKTKQDRFELSWCETDDGASFINLSCLPALVNSSCLHKLSRLSDLSRRRNSMHICRVWIDQVDHCHVTTRFSHAPCGHFVKEMPSGAVQCSFCHCDCDSEVVMRAFYLKLTLADKNTKIFAWCTGQTAMELLQISPDEFYELSEDEQVMYPSSLENERFIVALVNCKRQAVHGSRDSQTPEADAVSWEITRALKCE, translated from the exons ATGGCTTTCTCCAATGGAGCTTCGCTAATGGAAACCGATAGCCATAAAAAACGAGAAGGCGAAGGAGAAGACGAAGAAGAAGATCCGTTTCTCGCATTTATCGAGTACGCCAGGTCGGTCATATCTCCTGAAGAAGACGAAGATCCGAGTGGAAATGAAGAAGGTTATAATGGAGCGGGGTGGAGCTGGATCGCGTCTCGGATCCTCAAAACTTGTATTTCTTACTCGAGTGGAGTCACTGCTGCTATTTTGCTCTCCGATCTTTCTCAG GCGTGGAGTGAGCAACGCAGGGTAGGCGGTTCAAAGAAAAGGCCAGAGATTATAGATCAGATGAAAAGGAAACATAGGAGAGCAAAGCTTCCTAACACAGTTACAATCGACTCAATATACGAGAAGAATTTCTTGTCCTTGAGTAGTGTTTTGGAAGCTGTGGTTGTGGATGCTCATGTTCTTCCGG GTACGAACATTTACATGCTTACTTTGGGGGATTATTGGAGTTCCAATACCATTGATCTTTATCTTCACCGAAG ATACTATGACTTGGTTGATCCTCCGAATGGGATTTTGAAGAAAGCGAGGGAGATTTTCCTTACAGGTTGCTATCTTCGAACTGCCAAAGAAGGATGTGGTAGCCCACGGTTGTTGCCAACAGAATATCTTGTGATATTATTGGATGAG GATCTGGATGACGATGCAATCTTGATAGGAGCCCAGTTTTGCTCAGATTCTTTCTCTTCCATTTCTCATGCTGGAGTCAAGAATGGTGTTTCATATTCGCTGTATGCTAG GATTGAATCTATCACTTCACTGGAAATTCTGGAACAATGTGGAGGTTTGCAGAGGAAGCAAATCACTCTTGTTGACAATGATGGAGTAAAACTAAGATTTCTCTTGTGGAATGAGCAGGTAATCCTAGCCAATCTTTTCAG TGTTGGAAGCATGCTCGCCCTGGATAGGCCATATATTGCTATTGCAGCAGAGAGTGCCCTTGAAACAAGTGAGTTGTTTTGTCTAGAGTATGGAACTGCAACACAATTATACTTGGTGCCTTTTGTTCAACATGAGGAACAA GTATGCCTATCATCCACACAAAATCGAACTCAAGGATCAAAGTTGCATGCTGCAGCTGATCCTACACAAGGTCCCAAAGTTTCTCAAGTGAGCTTGCCCTGTGATTCCCAAGGGTCAATTGACTTCAGTAATTATCCTTTTCAG TTATTTGTAGCTGATCTCCATGGCAAGATGACCGGTATCAGCCTTTATGGCGTGGTTAGAGATGTTTTTCGAGAAAGAGAAACTGCAggagttatttttttattgaaactcGAGGATTCGACTGGATCAATTTGGGCAAAGCTACATTTTTCTCAATCTTG GTCATTAGGACGAGTAAGTGTTGGTCACACAGCATATATTTCTGGCTTGACGTGCTCTAAGACAAAACAAGATCG CTTTGAACTATCATGGTGTGAGACAGATGATGGAGCTTCTTTTATCAACCTCAGTTGCTTACCAGCATTAGTAAACTCATCTTGTCTTCACAAGTTATCACGCCTTTCTGACCTCTCCCGCAGGAGGAACTCAATGCAT ATATGTCGAGTTTGGATTGACCAAGTTGATCATTGTCATGTTACTACAAGATTCTCACATGCTCCTTGTGGGCATTTTGTCAAAGAGATGCCAAGCGGAGCAGTTCAATGCAGTTTCTGTCACTGTGATTGTGATAGTGAAGTTGTCATGCGTGCTTTCTACCTGAAACTCACCCTTGCCGACAAGAACACTAAAATTTTTGCTTGGTGTACTGGTCAAACTGCTATGGAGTTACTGCAAATATCACCCGATGAATTCTACGAGCTGTCTGAG GACGAGCAAGTTATGTATCCTTCTTCACTGGAGAATGAGAGGTTCATTGTTGCATTAGTGAATTGCAAGCGGCAGGCAGTGCACGGATCTCGCGACAGTCAAACCCCGGAGGCTGATGCAGTTTCATGGGAGATCACCCGGGCACTCAAGTGTGAATAG